Below is a genomic region from Caulobacter rhizosphaerae.
CAATCGACGTCGTCGATTCTCAGCCTGTTCCGATAGGAACGAAGAAGGAGGCGGGTCTTCGGGCCCGCCTTCGCCTTTCTCTTGGGCTTTCGCGCAAGGGGAGGGGCCACTAGAGGCGCCGCCGCGAACCGGCCGCGATAGGAGTCATGGAAAACAAAGTCGCGTTGACGCCCATCATGCCCGAGCCGTCCACGCCCGCCGTGAGCGTCGCAACGACCCTCCCGGCCCATCCCGCGGTCGGTTTCTTGTCGCCAGGGGCCCTGGGCGCCGCGCCCAAGGAGGCGGCGTCGGTGGAGAAGCCCGCGACGGCCGACGGCCCCCAGCCAGGAGACCTGCGGCTGGTGATCGAGCAGGACAGCAAGACCGGCACCTATGTCTACAAGACGGTGGATCGCCGGACGGGCGACATCCTGCAGCAGTTTCCGCGTGAGGAGGTCCTGCGGTTCAAGCAGGCCGAGCACTACGATCCGGGCGAAGTCTTCGACGCCTTGACCTGAACGTCCGTCGAGCGGCCGTGCTCACCGCGACCTGGCGTCGCAGGTGAAACATGGTTTACGCGCGTTAACCATATTCTTACTCCCTCAGCCCCACTTTCACGGCCGACCTGCTCGGCCGCCGAATCGCGTCCCGAGCCCCACTGGCAAGAACCGCCGTTCGGAGACCGTGATGACGCTGAGCGTGAACACCAATCAGCCTGCGCTGATCGCCCTGCAAAATCTGAACAAGACCAACGACGAGATGTCGGGCGTGCAGTCCCGCATCAACACGGGTCTGGCGATCTCCACCGCCAAGGACAACGCCGCCGTCTGGTCGATCGCCCAGGATCAGCGCGCCGATCGCTCGGCCCTGAACGCGGTGAAGATGAGCCTGGACCGCGCGACCTCGATCACCGACGTGGCCCTGGCCGCCGGTGAATCGGTCTCCGACCTGCTGACCCAGATGCGCGAGAAGGTGGTCGCCGCCAAGGACACCTCGCTGTCGACCTCGTCGCGCACCGCCCTGAACGCTGACTTCCAGGGGCTGCTGAAGAACCTGACCCAGGTGATCAACAGCGCCACCTTCGACGGCGCCAACATCCTCAACGGCAGCGAGCCGACGAACATCACCTTCCTGGCCGACGCCGACGCCGCGACGGTCATCACGCTGAACCTGCAGAACCTGTCCCTGGGCGGTACGATCAACACCCTGACGGCGACCGACAACATCAGCACCATGACCCAGGCGACGGCGGTGCTGACCCGCCTGGACACCACGATGACCGCCGTGAACCAGGCGGTCGGGTCGATCGGCTCGCAAGCCAAGCAGATCGACGCCCACAACACCTTCGTCTCCAAGCTGAACGATGTGCTCGAGACCGGCGTGGGCAATCTCGTTGATGCCGACATGGCCAAGGAAAGCGCGCGGCTGCAGGCCCTGCAGGTCAAGCAGCAACTCGGCGCCCAGGCGCTGTCGATCGCCAACCAGGCGCCGCAGATCATCCTGTCGCTGTTCAGCGGCGGCAGCTAGGCTTGACGTCTTCGGCGGGCTAGACTCTCTGGCGCGACACGAGGGAGAATCGACCCGGTATGATCGAGCTTCGCGATCTGAGGGACGGCGACGAGGCGATCCTGTTCCAGTGGCGGGGCGAGCCGGAGGTCGACCGGTGGATGTCCGACGCGGCCTTTCCGAGCCGCGAGGCCCACGCCGCCTGGTTTCAGGCCCTGCGCTCCGATCCCGACATGCGCGGCTGGATGATCGTCCGCTCGGGCGAGCCCTCCGGCCTGCTGACCCTGACGGGCCTGCTCAGCCATCACCGCCGCGCCGGCTGGAACTGGTTCCTCGGCTCCGCCGAGGCGCGGGGCAGGGGCGTGGGGCGCGCCGCCCAGGTGCTGGGCCTGGATCGCGCCTTCGGCGAGCTGGGCCTGCACAAGGTGTTCGCCGAGGTCATGGCCGACAACGACGCGGCCCTGAAGGCCCAGGCGGCCTCCGGCTTTCGGCGCGAAGGCTATCTGCGCGGTCACGTGCTCAAGGACGGCGCGCCGCGCGACGTCGTCCTGCTCGGCATCCTGGCCGAGGAATGGAGCGAGCTGCGCGGCGACGTCCGGCGGTCCCTGACCGACGCTCACCTGATCGCCGCCTGATTCACACGTCTTAACGAAACGTCAGCGTTCCTCGCCGACACTCGGAATCAAGGGGCGTCGCGCGTCCCGATGGGACCCGCTGTGATCACTTTCGATTCCAGTCTGCTGCTCGGCTACTACCAGGCCAAGACCGCTGGCCTGGCCGCGAACGCGACCGCGTCGACCAGCAACGTCTCGTCCTCGTCTTCCTCGACGACCAAGGCCGTGCCCAGCGCGCCCTGGACCGGCGTCGCGAGCGAGCCCAGCGACCTGGTCAAGGCCGCCCTCAACGGCCGCAAGTTCGTCGACGAGGGCGCGGCGGTCGCCGCCGCCCCGACGATTTCGGGCGACTACAAGAAGCTGTTCGCCGCCTACCAGGCGCTCAACACCCTCTCGGCCATCGCCAATCGCTCAGACGAGAAGGGCGTGACCGACAGCGAAATCAAGCGGCTGCAGGCGGTGTTCAGCAAGGGGCTGAACGAGGTCAACAGCTACGTCCAGAATCTCAGCACCGACGGCATGCGCCTGACGACCGGCGCGGTCATGACCAGCGACAAGTCGACGGTCGGCGTGCCCAAGAGCAACTACACCTACGTCACCAACAAGATCTACAGCGGCCAGGTCGACGACGAGGTCCCCACCTTCAAGGGCGCCGTCAGCTTCACGATGAACGTCAAGAAGTTCGGCGTCGCCACCGACGTGGTCATGGACCTGTCCCAGATGGGCTCCACGCCGCGGACGATGGCCAATGTCGTCAGCTTCTTCAACGACAAGCTGGCCGCCGCCGGCTTCGACACCCAGTTCGCGGTCAACCGCACCGTGGGCGAGGAGCGCACCACCACCGTCAACGGCCAGACCGTCAAGCTGCCGGCCACCGGTGACGACTTCGCCCTGCAGGTGAAGGGCGACCTGACCGAGACCCTGACCTTCTCGGCCCCCGCGCCGAAGCCTGCGGTCTACATCACCACGGCGGCGGGCAACCCCGACCCCGACAAGAACACGACCACCGACGACGCGGTGATCGAGAACACCCTGACCAAGTACGGCCCCGGCGCGGGCGTCACGCCCGGAACCAAGGTGTTTTCCGACACGCTGGAGGGCACGGTCAGCACCGTCCACAAGACCATGACCGGGCCCGACGGCTCGCTTTACGTGTTGGCCGACGTCGACGGCGTCACCAGCACTCAGACCATCAAGGGCGACCAGGACGTCGCCCTGCTGAAGTACGACTCGTCCGGCAAGCTGCTCTACGCCCGCACCCTGGGCGCTTCCAACACCGCCACCGGCTACAACATGGCCATCTCCGACGACGGCCAGGTGGCGATCGCCGGTTCGGTGGCCGGCGGCCTTTCCGGCGCCACCAACGGCCCGATCAATTCCGATTCCGCCGGCACGATCACCGACAGCTTCGTCACCCTCTACGACGACAAGGGCGACGAGACCTGGACGGTGCGCCGGGGCGGCATGCTGGAGGACGAGGCCACCGCCGTGGCCTTCGGCGATGACGGCGTCGTCTATGTGGGCGGCCGCACCAAGTCGGACATTCCCGGCTCGGCCACCAACGCCTCGGCGGGCGGCTACGACAGCTACCTGACCGGCTTCGCCACCGACATCTCCGGCACGCCCAAGGCCCTGTTCACCACCCACTTCGGCAGCGAGAACGACGACACCGTCGCCGGCATCGTCGTCAACGGCGGGCAGGTGGTGGTCGCCAGCAAGGAGGGCAGCGAGGCGATGCTTCGCAGCTTCAACGTGGCGACCAGCGTCGTGACCGAGGACCGCACCTATCTGAACGACAAGGAAGTCTGGGTCACCGAACCGACCACCTACACCAAGGCGGCCACGTTCACGACCGGCGCCACCCGCGACCTGGGCACGCTGAAGGGCGGCAATATCGCCGGCCTGACGATCGACAACGGCCAGCTCTACATCGGCGGCTCGACCACCAACGGCGCCCTGGACGTCAACAACCAGACCAAGGCCGCCTCGGGCGGTTCCGACGGCTTCGTGGCTCGGATGTCCCTGAACCTGGCCGACAAGAGCCAGGACACCCTGGCCTATTACGGCGGGACGGGCGACGACACGGTCACCGGCATGGCGGTGTCCAACGGCCAGGCCTGGCTGGTGGGGTCGGCCGGCAAGGACCTGGCGGGCCAGCCGACCGTCGGCGACAAGGACGGCTATGTCGCCCAGATCGACGTCGCCACGGGCGCGGCGACCTGGGAGCAACGGCTGACCGGCAAGGACGGCTACGCGACCGCCACCTCGATCGCGGTCGACGCCTCCGGTTCCAGCGCGCTGGACATCTTCGGCATCCCGCGCGGCGAGATGGAGTTCACCCAGACCGACAAGATCGTCTCGGCGACGTCCGCGCGGGCGGGGGACACCTTCCAGGTCCGGACCCGGGCGCGCGGAACCCTGACCACCATCAAGATCG
It encodes:
- a CDS encoding GNAT family N-acetyltransferase, which codes for MIELRDLRDGDEAILFQWRGEPEVDRWMSDAAFPSREAHAAWFQALRSDPDMRGWMIVRSGEPSGLLTLTGLLSHHRRAGWNWFLGSAEARGRGVGRAAQVLGLDRAFGELGLHKVFAEVMADNDAALKAQAASGFRREGYLRGHVLKDGAPRDVVLLGILAEEWSELRGDVRRSLTDAHLIAA
- a CDS encoding flagellin translates to MTLSVNTNQPALIALQNLNKTNDEMSGVQSRINTGLAISTAKDNAAVWSIAQDQRADRSALNAVKMSLDRATSITDVALAAGESVSDLLTQMREKVVAAKDTSLSTSSRTALNADFQGLLKNLTQVINSATFDGANILNGSEPTNITFLADADAATVITLNLQNLSLGGTINTLTATDNISTMTQATAVLTRLDTTMTAVNQAVGSIGSQAKQIDAHNTFVSKLNDVLETGVGNLVDADMAKESARLQALQVKQQLGAQALSIANQAPQIILSLFSGGS